One stretch of Aedes albopictus strain Foshan unplaced genomic scaffold, AalbF5 HiC_scaffold_453, whole genome shotgun sequence DNA includes these proteins:
- the LOC109398656 gene encoding zinc finger protein 425 → MTTISYASACRVCAQTGADTMESIYEPTVEGRSPAQVIEECFSIAMSSCDGFPNKLCQSCKDQLKSVLHFHATILESEKKFKSLVALPKIEFTEPADGNISSVFISEEYIKTEVDSECEEIVHDNIDTDEDDEPIARRKRRTKREKKRKIVEKVELVIEKLEPNTVVEEPVDQKPSVEEDVKPDTSKPVKKRWVDIQIDLNSSPDNSSSGENYSDYDSANSSDSEEGDQKPKKKRLYYGVKADSQPKRCCDCKDFPLDSHEKVEEHSDKYHYRYRVTNERDIEDNPFECPTCYKRFESKKEFLRHQRKMYVERLHPCPKCDEEFANQYVLQRHLKLYHKKKMIIERMEELRQESHICCACKKKFDSHEQLRAHAEDVHLKQSLSYDGDYQFECEVCFRRFKTRQSMKVHQYRMFKGKKFICALCGKAFKEKAFLRDHENSHRREKPYECPKCDARFSIKGSYDAHVRLHDAKEEFKCEYCGRGFRTKSLLKGHLTVHSEDRPFKCHLCPITFTQQRLLDSHIEFHLGNKPFKCQQCPASYRYQRDLRGHIREKHEGILNFQCTFCPKAFNRKKPLLVHLKTHEAI, encoded by the exons ATGACTACAATATCTTACGCCTCGGCGTGTCGCGTGTGTGCCCAAACCGGAGCAGACACCATGGAGTCCATCTACGAGCCTACGGTGGAAGGAAGGAGCCCTGCACAAGTTATTGAGGAGTGTTTTTCTATCGCG ATGAGCTCGTGTGATGGCTTTCCCAACAAACTGTGTCAGAGTTGTAAGGACCAACTGAAATCCGTACTGCATTTCCATGCAACTATACTGGAATCTGAGAAAAAGTTCAAAAGTTTGGTGGCTCTGCCAAAAATAGAGTTTAC GGAACCGGCCGATGGGAACATTTCATCGGTATTTATCTCTGAGGAATACATTAAAACTGAGGTGGATTCTGAATGCGAAGAGATCGTCCATGATAACATAGACACCGATGAAGATGACGAACCAATAGCTCGGCGGAAGCGTCGAACAAAACGAGAGAAAAAGCGGAAAATTGTAGAAAAAGTAGAGCTTGTTATTGAAAAACTAGAGCCTAACACCGTGGTAGAAGAGCCTGTAGATCAGAAACCCAGCGTTGAGGAAGACGTAAAACCAGATACGTCGAAGCCGGTAAAGAAGAGATGGGTGGACATTCAGATTGATTTGAACTCCTCTCCAGACAATTCATCTAGTGGTGAGAACTACTCCGACTATGATAGTGCCAATAGCTCAGACAGTGAGGAAGGAGACCAAAAGCCGAAGAAAAAACGCCTGTACTATGGAGTCAAGGCCGACTCACAACCGAAGCGATGTTGCGATTGTAAGGACTTCCCACTGGATAGTCATGAAAAGGTTGAAGAACATTCCGACAAATATCATTACCGGTACCGTGTGACCAACGAGCGGGACATCGAAGACAATCCATTTGAATGTCCGACCTGCTACAAACGATTCGAATCGAAGAAAGAATTTCTGCGTCATCAACGTAAGATGTATGTGGAACGGTTGCATCCGTGTCCGAAGTGTGATGAGGAGTTCGCCAACCAATATGTTCTCCAACGACATCTCAAATTGTATCATAAGAAAAAGATGATAATTGAGCGGATGGAAGAATTGCGACAGGAATCCCACATATGTTGCGCCTGTAAGAAAAAGTTTGATTCTCACGAACAGCTTCGGGCCCATGCCGAAGACGTTCATCTCAAGCAGAGTCTCTCGTATGATGGAGATTATCAATTTGAATGTGAGGTTTGCTTCCGTCGTTTCAAAACTCGTCAGTCTATGAAAGTGCATCAGTACCGGATGTTCAAGGGCAAGAAGTTCATCTGCGCTCTTTGTGGCAAAGCATTCAAGGAAAAGGCGTTCCTTCGTGATCATGAAAACTCCCACAGAAGAGAAAAGCCCTACGAGTGTCCAAAGTGTGACGCCCGGTTTTCCATCAAAGGCTCGTACGACGCTCATGTTCGGTTACATGACGCAAAAGAAGAATTCAAGTGCGAATACTGTGGTCGTGGGTTCCGAACGAAAAGTCTGCTCAAGGGTCACCTCACCGTTCACTCGGAGGATCGTCCCTTTAAATGCCATCTGTGTCCAATCACGTTCACCCAGCAGCGCCTGTTGGATTCCCACATTGAGTTTCACCTGGGCAACAAACCATTCAAGTGTCAACAGTGTCCGGCATCGTACCGTTATCAGCGTGATTTACGGGGCCATATACGCGAGAAGCACGAGGGAATTCTCAACTTCCAGTGTACGTTCTGTCCGAAGGCGTTCAACCGGAAGAAGCCACTGTTGGTGCATCTGAAAACACACGAAGCAATTTAA